The Manduca sexta isolate Smith_Timp_Sample1 chromosome 17, JHU_Msex_v1.0, whole genome shotgun sequence genome includes a window with the following:
- the LOC115443479 gene encoding sugar transporter SWEET1 isoform X1 produces the protein MYSLEVREFVSNGAVLITILQFLSGILVCKQYVLNRTTAEASPLPFVFGAISAGLWILYGSTKPDNKIIFVNVVGVLLMIGYIIVFYIYTIKKSSLVKIIIATAVCIFFLLWYVSLEEDNEILLSRLGLLACSLTLLTVAAPLSKFFYVLKVKCTDCLPFPMILMSFFVSAMWFFYGLLEEDVYITTPNFIGGSLAALQLSLFLIFPHKPVLQGSSKSILA, from the exons ATGTATTCGTTGGAAGTACGAGAATTTGTCAGCAATGGAgctgttttaataacaattttgcaatttttatctGGAAT CCTCGTTTGTAAGCAATATGTGCTTAATCGTACAACAGCAGAAGCATCGCCTTTACCTTTTGTATTCGGCGCTATTTC tgctGGTTTATGGATTCTGTATGGGTCAACAAAGcctgacaataaaataatatttgtgaatgTTGTTGGTGTTCTGTTGATGATTGGCTACATAATAGTATTCTATATATATACTATCAAAAAGTCATCTCttgtgaaaattattattgCCACTGCAGTATGTATTTTCTTTCTCCTTTGGTATGTTTCCTTAGAAGAGGACAATGAGATACTATTGAGCCGACTag GTCTATTAGCATGCTCTCTGACGCTACTTACAGTTGCTGCACcactaagtaaatttttttatgtgctGAAAGTGAAGTGCACCGATTGTTTGCCTTTTCCCATGATATTGATGTCATTCTTTGTATCTGCTATGTGGTTTTTCTATGGATTGCTAGAAGAAGATGTGTATATAACg actcCAAATTTCATTGGTGGGTCACTGGCAGCTCTGCAGTTGTCtctctttttaatttttcctcACAAGCCAGTATTACAAGGTTCATCCAAAAGTATATTGGCATAA
- the LOC115443479 gene encoding sugar transporter SWEET1 isoform X2 codes for MYSLEVREFVSNGAVLITILQFLSGIAGLWILYGSTKPDNKIIFVNVVGVLLMIGYIIVFYIYTIKKSSLVKIIIATAVCIFFLLWYVSLEEDNEILLSRLGLLACSLTLLTVAAPLSKFFYVLKVKCTDCLPFPMILMSFFVSAMWFFYGLLEEDVYITTPNFIGGSLAALQLSLFLIFPHKPVLQGSSKSILA; via the exons ATGTATTCGTTGGAAGTACGAGAATTTGTCAGCAATGGAgctgttttaataacaattttgcaatttttatctGGAAT tgctGGTTTATGGATTCTGTATGGGTCAACAAAGcctgacaataaaataatatttgtgaatgTTGTTGGTGTTCTGTTGATGATTGGCTACATAATAGTATTCTATATATATACTATCAAAAAGTCATCTCttgtgaaaattattattgCCACTGCAGTATGTATTTTCTTTCTCCTTTGGTATGTTTCCTTAGAAGAGGACAATGAGATACTATTGAGCCGACTag GTCTATTAGCATGCTCTCTGACGCTACTTACAGTTGCTGCACcactaagtaaatttttttatgtgctGAAAGTGAAGTGCACCGATTGTTTGCCTTTTCCCATGATATTGATGTCATTCTTTGTATCTGCTATGTGGTTTTTCTATGGATTGCTAGAAGAAGATGTGTATATAACg actcCAAATTTCATTGGTGGGTCACTGGCAGCTCTGCAGTTGTCtctctttttaatttttcctcACAAGCCAGTATTACAAGGTTCATCCAAAAGTATATTGGCATAA